A genomic stretch from Shewanella woodyi ATCC 51908 includes:
- the nlpI gene encoding lipoprotein NlpI — translation MIQKVRTAAVVVLAGMSILLTGCISTQSGGSEQGKVMVEPVMPDYKLEITLAKLNEILSSAELTDAQRARFHYDRGVIYDSVGLRILSRIDFHQALKMQPNLADAYNFIGIYYTQEGEFESAYEAFDAVLELSPDYDYAFLNRGIALYYGERNELAASDMESFYSLDPQDGYRALWLYVTESANNLEQAKSNLAENSLRLNPNTWSSVLVDFYLGKKSRDEVFAAAKEGLSHPNEYAERLCEAYFYIAKIAQQKGQNIDAANYFRLALATNIYDFVEHRYARIELAKINAVISAEKMSDSSR, via the coding sequence ATGATTCAAAAAGTGCGGACTGCCGCTGTAGTCGTATTGGCTGGTATGAGTATCTTACTTACAGGATGTATATCGACTCAGTCCGGAGGGAGTGAACAAGGTAAGGTCATGGTTGAACCTGTCATGCCTGATTACAAACTTGAGATCACCTTAGCAAAATTAAATGAGATCTTATCTTCAGCTGAGCTCACCGATGCGCAAAGGGCCAGATTTCATTATGATCGTGGCGTGATTTATGACAGTGTTGGATTACGCATTCTAAGTCGTATCGATTTTCACCAAGCATTAAAGATGCAGCCAAATCTTGCTGATGCCTATAACTTTATCGGTATCTATTACACTCAAGAAGGTGAGTTCGAAAGTGCCTATGAGGCATTCGATGCTGTGCTTGAGCTCTCACCTGATTACGATTACGCCTTTTTAAATCGTGGCATTGCACTCTATTACGGTGAGCGTAATGAACTTGCTGCCTCGGATATGGAGTCATTTTATTCACTTGACCCACAAGATGGCTATCGAGCACTTTGGTTGTATGTGACTGAAAGTGCCAACAATCTCGAGCAAGCTAAGAGTAACCTAGCCGAGAATAGCCTGCGTCTTAATCCAAATACTTGGTCTAGCGTACTTGTTGATTTTTACCTAGGTAAGAAGAGTCGTGATGAGGTGTTTGCTGCTGCAAAGGAGGGACTTTCTCATCCCAATGAATACGCTGAACGCCTTTGTGAAGCATACTTTTATATTGCCAAAATAGCTCAACAGAAGGGGCAAAATATTGATGCAGCAAACTACTTCAGACTGGCTCTGGCAACCAATATCTATGATTTTGTAGAACACAGGTATGCAAGGATTGAACTGGCAAAAATTAACGCCGTCATCTCTGCCGAGAAAATGAGTGACTCTTCTCGTTAA
- the pnp gene encoding polyribonucleotide nucleotidyltransferase → MNPIVKSFEYGQHTVTLETGVIARQANAAVLASMGDTTVLVTVVGKKAEDVGRDFFPLTVNYQEKTYAAGKIPGGFFKREGRPSENETLIARLIDRPIRPLFPNGFKNEVQVIITVVSVDPEINPDVISMIGTSAALSISDLPFNGPLGVARVGYTNGEYVLNPNVSQLAESDLDLVVAGTQGAVLMVESEAASLPEEVMLGGVVYGHDQQQVVINAINELTAEAGKTKWDWTAPAEDTDLVEKIKGLAEAELTNAYQIADKHERRDAVIALKNAAVAKLVEENADVDLREVDKLLGSLEKKVVRSRIISGSPRIDGREPDMVRALNVMAGVLPRTHGSSLFTRGETQALVTCTLGTERDAQKVDSIMGEYTNRFMLHYNFPPYSVGETGMVGSPKRREIGHGKLAWRGINAVMPTAEEFPYSVRVVSEITESNGSSSMASVCGTSLALMDAGVPIKTSVAGIAMGLVKEGDDFVVLSDILGDEDHLGDMDFKVAGTRDGITALQMDIKIEGITKEIMQIALQQAYGARVHILNVMDQAISGHREDISDHAPRITTLKINPEKIRDVIGKGGATIRALTEETGTTIELEDDGTVKIASANGEATKEAIRRIEEITAEVEVGTVYNGKVVRIVDFGAFVTILPGKDGLVHISQIAEERVANVSDYLQVGQEVKVKVMEVDRQGRVRLSMKEAQPKAEAAPAAE, encoded by the coding sequence GTGAATCCAATCGTAAAAAGTTTTGAATATGGTCAACATACAGTCACCTTGGAAACTGGGGTTATAGCCCGCCAAGCAAATGCTGCGGTTTTAGCAAGTATGGGTGATACAACAGTATTAGTCACTGTCGTTGGAAAGAAAGCAGAAGACGTGGGCCGTGACTTTTTTCCTTTAACCGTTAACTATCAGGAAAAAACATACGCAGCGGGTAAGATCCCTGGCGGTTTCTTCAAGCGTGAAGGTCGTCCTTCAGAAAATGAAACCCTGATTGCACGTCTAATTGACCGTCCAATCCGTCCTCTTTTCCCTAACGGTTTCAAAAACGAAGTTCAGGTTATCATCACAGTGGTTTCAGTTGATCCAGAGATCAACCCAGATGTTATCTCTATGATTGGTACTTCTGCTGCACTTAGTATCTCAGACCTGCCGTTCAATGGTCCTCTAGGTGTTGCTCGTGTTGGTTATACCAATGGCGAATATGTACTTAACCCAAATGTTAGCCAGTTAGCTGAAAGCGATTTAGACCTAGTTGTTGCCGGTACTCAAGGCGCAGTATTGATGGTTGAATCTGAAGCGGCTTCACTTCCTGAAGAGGTGATGTTAGGTGGTGTGGTTTATGGTCATGACCAGCAGCAAGTAGTTATCAATGCGATTAATGAGCTAACTGCTGAAGCGGGTAAAACTAAGTGGGATTGGACAGCACCAGCTGAAGATACTGACTTAGTTGAGAAGATTAAAGGTCTGGCTGAAGCTGAACTGACAAATGCATACCAGATTGCTGATAAGCATGAGCGTCGTGATGCGGTTATCGCACTTAAAAATGCAGCCGTTGCCAAGCTTGTTGAAGAGAACGCAGATGTTGATCTACGTGAAGTTGACAAGTTACTTGGTAGCCTAGAGAAGAAAGTGGTTCGTAGCCGCATCATCTCTGGTAGCCCACGTATCGATGGTCGTGAGCCTGATATGGTTCGTGCACTTAACGTTATGGCGGGTGTACTTCCACGTACTCACGGTAGCTCTTTGTTCACTCGTGGTGAAACTCAAGCACTCGTTACTTGTACTTTAGGTACTGAGCGTGACGCTCAGAAAGTTGATAGCATCATGGGCGAGTACACAAACCGCTTTATGCTTCACTATAACTTCCCTCCTTACTCTGTTGGTGAAACAGGTATGGTTGGTTCACCTAAGCGTCGTGAAATTGGTCACGGTAAGCTAGCATGGCGTGGTATTAACGCTGTTATGCCTACAGCTGAAGAGTTCCCATACAGCGTTCGTGTTGTATCTGAGATCACTGAATCTAACGGTTCAAGCTCTATGGCTTCAGTTTGTGGTACTTCATTAGCACTTATGGATGCGGGTGTTCCAATCAAGACTTCTGTAGCAGGTATCGCTATGGGTCTAGTTAAAGAGGGCGACGACTTTGTTGTTCTTTCTGACATCCTAGGTGATGAAGATCATCTTGGTGATATGGACTTTAAAGTAGCTGGTACGCGTGATGGTATTACTGCACTGCAGATGGATATCAAGATTGAAGGTATCACTAAAGAGATCATGCAGATTGCTCTACAGCAAGCTTACGGCGCACGTGTTCATATCCTAAACGTGATGGATCAAGCTATCTCTGGTCACCGTGAAGATATCTCTGATCACGCTCCACGTATCACGACTCTTAAGATTAATCCTGAGAAGATCCGTGATGTTATTGGTAAAGGTGGTGCGACTATTCGTGCGCTTACCGAAGAGACTGGTACTACGATTGAGCTAGAAGATGACGGTACTGTTAAGATCGCATCTGCTAACGGTGAAGCAACGAAAGAAGCTATCCGTCGTATCGAAGAGATCACTGCTGAAGTTGAAGTTGGTACGGTATACAACGGTAAAGTTGTTCGTATCGTTGATTTCGGTGCGTTTGTGACTATTCTTCCAGGTAAAGATGGTCTAGTACACATCTCTCAAATCGCAGAAGAGCGTGTTGCTAACGTTTCTGATTACCTACAAGTAGGCCAAGAAGTTAAAGTTAAGGTGATGGAAGTTGATCGCCAAGGTCGTGTACGTCTTTCAATGAAAGAAGCACAACCTAAAGCTGAAGCGGCTCCAGCTGCTGAATAA
- a CDS encoding putative bifunctional diguanylate cyclase/phosphodiesterase: MSASFKSLTWKQTSLVVFSALFFAIAIFIVEIALVGVSARDQLKASQKELLDSVEQPAANAVWALDDNLAKQTLEGVLKVQHVGSAVIELDDGSMFVSVSSPNLHPSIFEKLSHRLFGDLKEISRSLLRPFYFEGTEKQQLIGTLTIFYDTQGLTDSLFSQLKFSLIATLARALLITLVLSVVFHRFLTRPIAHISEAIDKIEPDSPDENLLPVDKSHIDDELGLVTSKFNQILIQFSQTQSKLRKMATRDPLTGLPNRTLLLETIAVTIQRARVHKNQFSMVFIDLDRFKNVNDSLGHALGDKFLARIARVLERVVGDKGTVARLGGDEFVILADEIQTPDQAADFVDNLLIQLNTPMQLNEHTIHPAASVGISIYPDDGMTAEDLIRHADIAMYSAKAAGSNQWAFFKQQMTERAAVRLRTEASLHDALKNEEFLLHYQPKFDIKTGKILACEALIRWKKDGRLISPLSFIPVAEETGIIIPIGRWVIEEACKTLREWKIKYNFALPIAVNVASQQFADASLVPDIKQLALRYQISPELLEIEITETSLMNDIELAISKLQQLKSAGFGIAVDDFGTGYSSLSYLRHLPITTMKIDRCFVTDLPQESAIASTILMLGKQLNLKVVAEGIETEEQLNWLSSNECQIGQGFYFSKPVEHDEFVDKYIRPNTASISNI; encoded by the coding sequence ATGTCTGCCAGCTTTAAATCTCTTACTTGGAAACAGACCAGCTTAGTGGTTTTTTCCGCGCTTTTCTTTGCTATCGCGATATTTATAGTAGAGATTGCGCTTGTAGGCGTATCAGCAAGGGATCAACTTAAAGCTTCTCAGAAAGAACTTCTTGATTCAGTGGAGCAACCCGCTGCAAATGCTGTTTGGGCCTTAGATGATAACTTAGCTAAGCAGACTCTTGAGGGGGTGCTAAAGGTTCAACATGTAGGCTCAGCCGTTATAGAGCTTGATGATGGCTCCATGTTCGTTTCAGTATCTTCACCTAATTTACACCCCAGCATCTTTGAAAAACTCAGTCATCGCCTCTTTGGTGATCTTAAAGAGATATCTCGCTCACTACTCAGGCCTTTCTATTTTGAGGGCACAGAGAAGCAGCAGCTAATCGGCACTCTGACCATATTTTATGATACTCAAGGACTGACAGACTCTCTCTTTTCTCAGCTAAAGTTCAGTCTTATTGCAACGCTGGCGCGCGCACTCTTAATCACCTTAGTTCTCTCTGTGGTATTTCATCGATTCCTGACACGCCCCATCGCCCATATCAGTGAGGCTATCGATAAGATAGAGCCAGACTCCCCAGATGAAAACCTGCTTCCCGTCGATAAATCGCACATTGATGACGAATTAGGCTTGGTGACATCAAAATTTAATCAAATCTTAATACAGTTCAGCCAAACCCAGAGCAAATTACGCAAGATGGCAACTCGGGATCCATTAACCGGACTGCCTAATCGCACTCTATTGCTCGAAACGATCGCCGTCACAATTCAACGGGCCCGGGTTCATAAAAATCAATTTAGTATGGTGTTTATCGATCTCGATAGATTCAAGAACGTCAATGACTCACTGGGGCACGCATTAGGTGATAAATTTCTGGCGAGAATTGCCCGCGTATTAGAGCGAGTTGTCGGTGATAAAGGAACCGTTGCCAGACTCGGTGGTGATGAATTTGTTATCTTAGCCGATGAGATCCAAACGCCGGATCAAGCTGCAGATTTTGTCGATAATCTGTTAATTCAATTAAACACCCCTATGCAGCTCAATGAGCACACCATTCACCCCGCAGCATCGGTGGGGATCTCTATCTACCCCGATGATGGCATGACGGCTGAAGATCTCATTCGTCATGCTGACATCGCCATGTACAGTGCAAAAGCCGCAGGCTCAAACCAGTGGGCTTTCTTTAAGCAGCAGATGACAGAGCGAGCTGCGGTTCGATTAAGAACCGAAGCATCACTCCATGACGCCCTTAAAAATGAGGAGTTCTTACTCCATTACCAGCCTAAGTTTGATATTAAAACCGGCAAGATTCTCGCTTGCGAAGCGCTAATAAGATGGAAAAAAGATGGGCGCCTCATCAGTCCACTCTCATTCATCCCAGTGGCTGAAGAGACTGGCATTATCATCCCTATCGGTCGATGGGTCATAGAGGAAGCCTGTAAGACCCTCAGAGAGTGGAAAATTAAATATAACTTTGCGCTACCTATTGCTGTCAATGTAGCCTCACAGCAGTTTGCAGACGCCAGCTTGGTACCAGATATCAAGCAGTTAGCCCTTAGATATCAGATAAGCCCAGAGTTATTAGAGATAGAGATAACTGAAACCTCATTGATGAACGACATTGAGTTGGCCATCTCAAAACTTCAGCAACTAAAGTCAGCAGGCTTCGGCATCGCTGTTGATGATTTTGGCACAGGTTACTCATCACTCTCCTACCTTAGGCATCTGCCGATCACCACCATGAAGATAGATCGTTGCTTTGTCACCGATCTCCCACAAGAGAGCGCAATTGCATCCACTATCTTGATGTTGGGCAAACAGTTAAATCTGAAGGTTGTCGCCGAAGGAATAGAAACAGAGGAGCAGCTTAACTGGCTTAGCAGTAATGAGTGTCAGATAGGACAGGGATTCTATTTCAGTAAACCCGTAGAGCATGATGAATTTGTCGACAAATATATCAGGCCAAATACCGCGAGTATCAGTAATATTTGA
- the rpsO gene encoding 30S ribosomal protein S15, producing the protein MSLNAEQTASILAEFGRCENDTGSTEVQVALLTAQINHLQGHFKEHKHDHHSRRGLLRMVNTRRKLLAYLKRTENVRYQELIKKLGLRR; encoded by the coding sequence ATGTCACTAAATGCTGAACAAACTGCATCTATCCTGGCTGAATTCGGTCGTTGTGAAAATGACACTGGTTCTACTGAAGTTCAGGTAGCTCTTTTAACTGCACAGATTAACCATCTGCAAGGTCACTTTAAAGAGCACAAGCACGATCACCACTCACGTCGTGGTCTACTACGTATGGTTAATACCCGTCGTAAACTTCTTGCATACCTAAAGCGTACTGAAAACGTACGTTACCAGGAACTAATCAAGAAGCTAGGTCTACGTCGTTAA
- the truB gene encoding tRNA pseudouridine(55) synthase TruB translates to MARRSRGRFIDGIVLLDKDTGMSSNFALQRVKRLFNANKAGHTGALDPLATGMLPICLGEATKFSQHLLDADKRYTVTAKLGERTDTSDSDGEVVQTRPINFTQELLMESLEHFRGETMQVPSMYSALKHEGQPLYKYAREGIEVPRKARPINVFELNFISLEGDELTLDIHCSKGTYIRTITDDLGEMLGCGAHVIMLRRTQVAGYPYERMVSLEQLNEMVSQAEADGVEAKSVLDPLLLPMDTAVSKFREINLAESQAPYLMNGNPVHASGLVADEIVRITIGEEHKFVGIGAMNDDGMLAPKRLIVIREDEVKA, encoded by the coding sequence ATGGCTCGTCGCTCTCGTGGCCGTTTTATCGACGGGATTGTACTCTTAGATAAAGATACTGGCATGAGTTCTAACTTTGCATTGCAGCGAGTTAAGCGACTTTTCAACGCCAATAAGGCTGGGCATACCGGAGCGCTTGATCCACTTGCAACGGGTATGTTACCAATCTGCTTAGGTGAGGCGACCAAGTTTTCCCAGCATCTGCTCGATGCAGACAAGCGTTATACCGTCACTGCAAAACTTGGAGAGCGAACCGATACCAGTGACTCAGATGGTGAAGTGGTGCAGACTCGCCCGATTAACTTTACCCAAGAGCTGCTAATGGAGTCCTTGGAGCATTTTCGTGGCGAGACCATGCAAGTGCCCTCTATGTATTCTGCACTTAAACATGAGGGGCAACCTCTGTATAAGTACGCGCGTGAAGGCATTGAGGTACCAAGGAAGGCGAGACCAATCAATGTCTTTGAACTTAACTTTATCAGCCTTGAAGGTGATGAGTTAACCTTAGATATCCACTGTTCGAAAGGGACCTACATACGCACCATCACAGATGATCTGGGTGAGATGCTAGGCTGTGGTGCCCATGTGATCATGTTAAGGCGAACCCAAGTTGCTGGTTACCCTTATGAGCGTATGGTCAGTCTTGAGCAGCTTAATGAGATGGTCAGTCAAGCAGAGGCTGACGGCGTTGAAGCTAAATCTGTGCTCGACCCCCTACTGTTGCCTATGGATACCGCAGTCAGTAAGTTTAGAGAGATAAACCTCGCTGAGTCACAGGCTCCATATCTAATGAATGGTAATCCCGTTCATGCTTCAGGCCTAGTTGCTGATGAAATTGTGCGGATCACCATAGGTGAAGAGCATAAGTTTGTTGGAATTGGTGCGATGAACGATGACGGTATGTTGGCGCCAAAACGCCTAATCGTTATTCGTGAAGATGAAGTAAAGGCGTAA
- the rbfA gene encoding 30S ribosome-binding factor RbfA encodes MAREFSRTRRIAQQLQQELAQVLQRDIKDPRIGMVTVNDVEVSRDLSYAKVFVTFFEEDSKLVEEKLEALTTASGYVRSLVAGRMKLRVMPELRFVYDASLVEGMRMSNLVTRIIHDDEAKQQKHNGKDKTDTADSEGEE; translated from the coding sequence ATGGCAAGAGAATTTAGTCGAACACGTCGTATTGCACAGCAGTTACAGCAAGAGCTGGCTCAAGTGCTACAGCGTGACATTAAAGATCCTCGTATTGGCATGGTAACGGTAAATGACGTTGAAGTATCACGTGATTTAAGTTACGCCAAAGTCTTTGTTACCTTCTTCGAAGAGGATAGCAAGCTTGTTGAGGAAAAATTAGAGGCGCTAACAACAGCGTCTGGTTATGTTCGTTCACTGGTCGCTGGTCGCATGAAACTGCGCGTGATGCCTGAACTTAGATTTGTGTATGATGCATCGCTTGTCGAAGGTATGCGCATGTCTAACTTAGTGACTCGCATCATTCATGATGACGAAGCTAAGCAGCAGAAGCATAACGGTAAAGACAAAACGGATACCGCTGATTCGGAAGGTGAAGAGTAA
- the infB gene encoding translation initiation factor IF-2 — MAETTVEKLATEVGKSADRLVEQFSDAGIKKSKTDSVSEAEKQQLLEFLKKQHGGDSAPTKMTLQRKSVSTLSVGTGSDSKDVKVEVRKKRTFVKRDPAAEAEAEAAAKLEAEAKAAAEAAAKAQADAEAKAKAEAKAKADAEAKEKAKANAAAKAKTAPTAEEKAAQDEADRLQAAKDDVAKAKADEEAKAAAEAARILAEENSARWAEEEKQRKELEKNVDHHVTTSSEARAAEDTADANAEKRDRRPRKAPAAAPANAPANTGKGKRRGGKDNRRDSRNARGGRNARNNRSVAPESMDHAFTKPVAVVKTDVSIGETVSVAELASKMSIKATEIIKQMMKMGSMVTINQVLDQETAQLVAEEMGHKVVLIRENELEHQVLADRDGNIQAESRAPVVTIMGHVDHGKTSLLDHIRMAKVASGEAGGITQHIGAYHVETDNGMITFLDTPGHAAFTAMRARGAKATDIVILVVAADDGVMPQTIEAIQHAKAGGVPLIVAVNKMDKPEADPERVKSELSQHGVMSEDWGGNNMFVHVSAKSGEGIDELLEGILLEAEVLELKAIREGMAAGVVVESKLDKGRGPVATVLVQEGTLKQGDIVLCGLEYGKVRAMRDENGRSVTEAGPSIPVEILGLSGVPSAGDEATVVRDERKAREVALYRQGKFRDIKLARQQKSKLENMFANMTEGEVQELNIVLKADVQGSLEAICDSLNGLSTDEVKVNIIARGVGGLTETDASLAAASNAIMVGFNVRADAQARKVIESESVDLRYYSIIYQLIDEVRDAMSGLLAPEFKQEIIGLAEVRDVFKSPKIGAIAGCMVTEGTIKRSAPIRVLRDNVVIYEGELESLRRFKDDVNDVRNGMECGIGVKNYNDVRVGDQIEVFETVEIARSL; from the coding sequence ATGGCAGAAACTACAGTAGAAAAACTGGCCACAGAAGTTGGAAAAAGTGCAGATCGTTTGGTTGAGCAGTTTTCTGATGCCGGTATTAAGAAAAGTAAAACTGACTCAGTCTCTGAGGCTGAGAAGCAGCAGTTGCTTGAATTTTTAAAGAAGCAACATGGTGGCGATTCAGCACCAACTAAGATGACACTGCAGCGCAAATCAGTATCGACATTAAGTGTTGGTACAGGTAGTGATTCTAAAGATGTTAAAGTTGAAGTGCGTAAAAAGCGTACTTTCGTGAAACGTGATCCTGCTGCAGAAGCAGAAGCTGAGGCTGCGGCAAAACTTGAAGCAGAAGCTAAAGCGGCGGCAGAAGCTGCTGCTAAAGCTCAGGCAGATGCAGAAGCTAAAGCCAAAGCAGAGGCTAAGGCCAAAGCTGACGCAGAAGCGAAAGAGAAGGCTAAAGCCAACGCTGCAGCAAAAGCTAAGACAGCACCTACAGCAGAAGAGAAAGCGGCTCAAGATGAAGCTGATAGACTTCAAGCTGCGAAAGATGACGTTGCTAAAGCTAAAGCAGATGAAGAAGCGAAAGCTGCTGCTGAAGCTGCTCGTATACTTGCAGAAGAGAACTCAGCTCGTTGGGCTGAGGAAGAGAAGCAACGTAAAGAGCTTGAAAAGAATGTTGATCACCACGTAACGACTTCATCAGAAGCTCGTGCCGCGGAAGATACTGCCGATGCTAACGCTGAAAAGCGCGACCGTCGTCCACGTAAAGCTCCTGCAGCTGCTCCTGCAAATGCGCCTGCTAATACAGGTAAAGGCAAGCGTCGTGGCGGAAAAGACAATCGTCGTGATAGCCGTAATGCACGCGGTGGCCGTAATGCTCGTAACAACCGTAGTGTTGCACCTGAGTCTATGGATCACGCATTTACTAAGCCAGTTGCCGTTGTTAAAACGGATGTGAGCATTGGTGAAACAGTTTCTGTTGCTGAGTTAGCATCAAAAATGTCTATCAAGGCCACTGAAATCATCAAACAGATGATGAAGATGGGCTCTATGGTTACCATCAACCAGGTACTTGATCAGGAAACTGCTCAATTAGTTGCTGAAGAGATGGGCCATAAGGTTGTGCTAATTCGTGAAAACGAACTTGAGCATCAGGTTCTTGCTGACCGTGATGGCAACATCCAAGCTGAGTCTCGTGCTCCTGTTGTGACTATCATGGGTCACGTTGACCACGGTAAGACTTCACTACTTGACCATATTCGTATGGCTAAAGTTGCTTCAGGCGAAGCGGGTGGTATTACTCAGCACATTGGTGCATACCACGTTGAAACAGATAACGGCATGATCACTTTCCTTGACACTCCTGGTCACGCAGCGTTTACCGCTATGCGTGCTCGTGGTGCCAAGGCGACCGATATTGTTATCTTGGTTGTTGCTGCCGATGATGGTGTTATGCCACAGACGATTGAAGCGATTCAGCACGCGAAAGCGGGCGGTGTACCGCTAATCGTTGCAGTGAACAAGATGGATAAGCCAGAGGCTGATCCTGAGCGTGTTAAGAGTGAGCTTTCACAGCACGGCGTAATGTCTGAAGATTGGGGCGGAAACAACATGTTTGTTCACGTTTCAGCTAAGAGCGGTGAAGGTATCGACGAGCTACTTGAAGGTATCCTTCTTGAAGCTGAAGTTCTTGAGCTTAAGGCGATCAGAGAGGGTATGGCTGCAGGTGTTGTTGTTGAATCTAAGTTGGATAAGGGCCGTGGTCCTGTAGCAACTGTACTGGTTCAAGAAGGTACGCTTAAGCAAGGCGATATCGTTCTTTGTGGTCTTGAATACGGTAAAGTCCGTGCTATGCGCGACGAAAATGGCCGTTCAGTGACTGAAGCCGGTCCATCTATTCCTGTTGAGATTTTAGGTCTTTCAGGTGTACCTTCGGCTGGTGATGAAGCGACTGTTGTACGTGATGAGCGTAAAGCCCGTGAAGTTGCTCTTTACCGTCAAGGTAAGTTCCGCGATATCAAACTGGCTCGCCAGCAGAAGTCTAAGCTTGAAAACATGTTTGCTAACATGACAGAAGGCGAAGTTCAGGAGCTGAACATCGTTCTTAAAGCGGACGTTCAAGGTTCACTTGAAGCTATCTGTGACTCACTCAATGGCTTATCTACCGATGAAGTTAAAGTTAACATCATCGCACGTGGTGTAGGTGGATTGACTGAAACTGATGCAAGCCTCGCAGCTGCATCAAACGCTATCATGGTCGGCTTTAACGTTCGTGCTGATGCACAAGCGCGTAAAGTTATCGAAAGTGAGAGTGTTGACCTACGTTACTACAGCATCATCTATCAATTGATTGATGAAGTTAGAGACGCGATGAGTGGTCTACTTGCTCCTGAGTTTAAGCAAGAGATTATTGGTCTTGCTGAAGTTCGTGACGTATTTAAGTCTCCAAAGATCGGCGCAATTGCTGGTTGTATGGTCACTGAAGGTACGATCAAGCGCAGCGCACCAATCCGTGTTCTACGTGACAACGTTGTTATCTACGAAGGTGAGCTAGAATCACTTCGTCGCTTTAAAGATGATGTTAACGATGTTCGTAACGGCATGGAATGTGGTATCGGTGTTAAGAACTACAATGACGTCAGAGTTGGCGATCAGATAGAAGTCTTTGAAACCGTTGAAATAGCACGTTCTCTCTAA
- the nusA gene encoding transcription termination factor NusA — protein sequence MNKEILLVAEAVSNEKGVPREKIFEALEIALATATKKKYEGDIEVRVQIDRKTGGYETFRRWMVVEDTGEPLENPFSEITLEAAQFEDPEIQLGDYIEDDIESVVFDRITTQTAKQVIVQKVREAERAQVVDQFRDKEGELITGVVKKSNRESVVVDLGNNADAVLFKEDLISRESFRPGDRVRALLYAVRPEARGAQLFLTRTKPDMLIELFRVEVPEIQDEMIEIMGAARDPGSRAKIAVKSNDKRIDPIGACVGMRGARVQAVSNELNGERVDIVLWDDNPAQFVINAMSPADVASIIVDEDNHSMDIAVEADSLAQAIGRNGQNVRLATQLSGWELNVMTVADMQAKHQAESAKIVNLFVSALEVDEDFAQVLADEGFTSLEEVAYVPESELMEIDGFDEEIVEALRERAKAAISTRALASEEALDGAEPSEDLLALEGLERHLAFVLASKGVITLEDLAEQGIDDLIDIEELTEEKAGELIMAARNICWFGEEA from the coding sequence ATGAATAAAGAGATTTTGCTAGTCGCTGAGGCGGTTTCAAATGAGAAAGGTGTTCCTCGCGAGAAAATTTTCGAAGCGTTGGAAATAGCATTAGCTACAGCCACCAAGAAAAAATATGAAGGCGATATTGAAGTTCGTGTTCAGATCGACCGTAAAACCGGTGGATATGAAACTTTCCGTCGTTGGATGGTTGTTGAAGACACGGGTGAGCCTTTAGAGAACCCTTTTAGTGAAATAACACTGGAAGCGGCTCAGTTTGAAGATCCTGAGATTCAACTTGGCGACTATATCGAAGATGATATTGAGTCAGTAGTATTTGACCGTATTACGACACAAACGGCTAAACAGGTGATCGTACAGAAGGTTCGTGAAGCTGAACGTGCTCAAGTTGTTGATCAGTTTAGAGATAAAGAAGGTGAGCTAATCACTGGTGTTGTTAAAAAGAGCAATCGCGAAAGTGTTGTGGTTGATCTTGGTAACAATGCTGATGCCGTGTTATTCAAAGAAGATTTGATTTCACGTGAAAGCTTCCGTCCAGGTGATCGTGTACGCGCTTTGCTATATGCAGTTCGTCCAGAGGCACGTGGTGCTCAGCTTTTCTTAACTCGTACTAAGCCAGATATGCTTATCGAGCTTTTCCGTGTTGAAGTACCGGAAATTCAAGATGAGATGATTGAGATCATGGGTGCAGCTCGTGACCCAGGTTCTCGTGCAAAGATTGCTGTTAAATCAAATGACAAGCGTATCGATCCTATCGGTGCTTGTGTCGGTATGCGTGGTGCACGTGTTCAGGCTGTATCAAATGAGTTAAATGGCGAACGTGTTGATATCGTGCTTTGGGACGATAACCCAGCACAATTTGTTATCAATGCCATGTCACCTGCGGATGTCGCTTCTATCATCGTCGATGAAGATAACCACTCGATGGATATCGCCGTTGAAGCGGATAGTTTGGCTCAAGCGATTGGTCGCAATGGTCAAAACGTACGTCTAGCAACTCAACTTTCTGGTTGGGAGCTTAACGTGATGACTGTGGCTGATATGCAAGCTAAGCATCAGGCAGAGAGCGCGAAGATCGTTAACTTATTTGTTTCGGCATTAGAAGTTGATGAAGATTTTGCTCAAGTACTTGCAGATGAAGGTTTCACCTCATTAGAAGAGGTGGCTTATGTTCCTGAATCTGAGCTGATGGAAATTGATGGTTTCGACGAAGAGATCGTTGAAGCGCTGAGAGAGCGAGCTAAAGCTGCAATCTCTACTCGTGCACTTGCTTCTGAAGAAGCATTAGATGGTGCAGAGCCAAGTGAAGACCTACTTGCACTCGAAGGTCTAGAGAGACACCTAGCGTTTGTATTAGCGAGTAAAGGCGTTATTACACTAGAAGATTTAGCCGAACAAGGCATTGATGACTTGATCGACATTGAAGAATTGACAGAAGAAAAGGCTGGTGAGCTCATCATGGCAGCCCGAAATATCTGTTGGTTTGGCGAAGAAGCATAA